The following coding sequences are from one Onychostoma macrolepis isolate SWU-2019 chromosome 24, ASM1243209v1, whole genome shotgun sequence window:
- the LOC131533398 gene encoding uncharacterized protein LOC131533398: MFGSSDSPWSSEFIQEILLSAERTALLYHLSYLRLGKFPKLERPIRELNRETQRLFRCSEALIMKCVGTSSNLDSSLFPILRKTVEKNKPLLGAMYLEKARTWTDEIISAAGDIVKRYEQHSQSVALCAIDVIQLQKKKEEKETLRLEKMKSAEQLIKENRGLMSTYHLTELQQQLNLSRKQLGVIYSSVHLKKVQLYLSRIQQILLQLQKFWVRVGSVLDTLKDKTVVGDNLTEDLDDMKEEFLTSIEAAAEHWKSFGGCCRTVQGVFSVQSKDVYKFLEINPSSLSEDERKEQFESVMMKLKQISPQYSSTAAEN, encoded by the exons ATGTTTGGTTCCTCAGATTCACCGTGGAGTTCAGAGTTCATCCAGGAGATCCTTCTGTCTGCGGAGCGAACAGCTCTTCTCTATCATCTCTCTTACCTGCGTCTGGGTAAATTCCCAAAGCTGGAGCGTCCGATCAGAGAACTAAATCGTGAAACACAACGGCTGTTCAGATGCTCTGAGGCTCTTATAATGAAG TGTGTCGGCACGAGTTCCAACCTGGACTCCTCTCTGTTCCCAATACTGAGGAAAACCGTTGAAAAGAACAAACCCCTTCTGGGTGCGATGTACCTGGAGAAAGCCAGAACATGGACTGATGAGATCATTAGTGCCGCGGGTGACATAGTGAAGAG GTATGAACAACACAGCCAGAGTGTGGCGTTGTGTGCCATTGATGTGATTcagctacagaaaaaaaaagaagaaaaagaaactcTACGCTTAGAGAAGATGAAGAGTGCGGAGCAGCTGATCAAAGAAAACAGGGGTTTGATGTCCACATACCATCTGACTGAACTTCAGCAGCAGTTGAACCTTTCCAGAAAGCAGCTGG GTGTGATTTACAGCTCTGTCCACCTGAAGAAGGTCCAGCTGTATCTTTCTCGAATCCAGCAAATTCTGCTCCAGCTTCAGAAGTTCTGGGTGAGAGTGGGATCTGTTCTGGACACGCTGAAAGACAAGACCGTTGTTGGGGACAATCTCACCGAGGACCTGGACGACATGAAGGAGGAGTTTCTGACCTCCATTGAAGCAGCGGCAGAG CACTGGAAGTCATTCGGTGGATGCTGTCGAACTGTACAAGGTGTCTTCAGCGTTCAGTCTAAAGACGTGTATAAGTTCCTGGAGATCAATCCGTCTTCACTCTCAGAGGATGAACGGAAGGAGCAGTTCGAGTCTGTCATGATGAAGCTGAAGCAGATCAGTCCACAGTATTCATCCACCGCCGCCGAGAACTGA